One genomic segment of Corynebacterium durum includes these proteins:
- a CDS encoding methylase → MADHAHNLRATFGDHQRTRRQATRSTRPVGVITRGTTNVNRLRRCDRWMVHHPTVQRCLSHASIQDTPLAIDVGYGASHTTTCEWAIWLRHLRADVSVLGLEIDPARVLPPRDGVHFAVGGFELAGHRPNLVRAFNVLRQYDVSQVHDAWQLVCSRLAPGGLFVEGTCDELGRRCSWVLLDADGPQSLTLAWDPNHTARPSDLAERLPKALIHRNVPGEPIYDLLRMADDAWDRAAAWATYGPRIRWREARRLLIDASVPLTPIRRRVRDNLLTVPWSFVSGDQV, encoded by the coding sequence GTGGCTGATCACGCCCATAATCTGCGTGCCACGTTCGGAGATCACCAACGCACTCGTCGGCAGGCTACTCGAAGCACCCGCCCGGTGGGTGTGATCACACGCGGCACAACGAATGTGAATCGATTGCGCCGCTGCGACCGCTGGATGGTTCATCATCCCACGGTGCAGCGGTGCCTTTCGCATGCCTCCATCCAAGACACTCCCCTGGCCATTGATGTGGGGTACGGTGCCTCACACACCACCACCTGCGAGTGGGCCATCTGGCTGCGCCACCTGCGTGCCGATGTCTCCGTGCTCGGCCTGGAGATTGATCCCGCCCGTGTGCTGCCACCCCGCGACGGCGTGCACTTTGCCGTGGGCGGGTTTGAGCTGGCGGGCCACCGCCCGAATCTGGTGCGGGCGTTTAATGTACTGCGTCAGTACGATGTCTCCCAGGTTCACGACGCCTGGCAGCTGGTGTGTTCCCGACTCGCCCCCGGCGGGCTGTTTGTGGAAGGCACCTGCGACGAGCTGGGCCGCCGCTGCTCCTGGGTGCTATTGGACGCGGACGGCCCGCAGTCCCTCACGCTAGCTTGGGATCCGAATCACACCGCCCGCCCCTCTGACCTGGCCGAACGGCTCCCTAAGGCCCTTATTCACCGAAACGTCCCCGGCGAACCCATCTACGACCTGTTGCGCATGGCCGACGACGCTTGGGACCGCGCCGCCGCCTGGGCCACCTACGGTCCGCGCATCCGCTGGCGGGAGGCGCGCCGCCTGCTTATCGACGCCTCGGTGCCCCTCACCCCGATTCGCCGCCGAGTCCGCGACAACCTGCTCACCGTACCGTGGTCTTTTGTGAGTGGCGATCAGGTGTAG
- a CDS encoding DUF2505 domain-containing protein, with the protein MATRTETSVTINFPPAKVHEALTNADYWAYNVANLSTEPGEVHEITSTDGGAEVVLYEIMPMELLPEAVRAMISQSLKIKRVYTIGALADSAAKASYTADVKGAPVDFKGDIELSGDDASTTLSYANEVNVTIPFMGPAIEPKVAEALSELVANEAALTEKWISENL; encoded by the coding sequence ATGGCAACGCGTACCGAAACTTCTGTAACTATCAATTTTCCGCCTGCAAAGGTGCATGAGGCCCTGACGAATGCTGACTACTGGGCCTACAATGTGGCGAATCTGAGCACGGAACCCGGCGAGGTTCATGAGATCACCAGCACTGACGGCGGCGCTGAGGTTGTGCTGTACGAGATCATGCCGATGGAGCTGCTTCCCGAGGCTGTGCGTGCGATGATCAGCCAGTCGTTGAAGATTAAGCGCGTGTACACCATTGGCGCGCTAGCCGACAGTGCCGCGAAGGCGTCCTACACCGCAGACGTGAAGGGTGCCCCGGTGGATTTCAAGGGCGATATTGAGCTGTCCGGCGACGATGCGTCCACCACCCTGTCCTACGCCAACGAAGTGAACGTGACCATTCCGTTCATGGGCCCCGCGATTGAGCCGAAGGTTGCCGAAGCCCTCAGCGAACTGGTGGCCAACGAGGCCGCTCTGACCGAGAAGTGGATTTCGGAAAACCTCTAA
- a CDS encoding UDP-N-acetylmuramate dehydrogenase — MSDLLVTQKLSSIPGATIDTVTQFADLTTLHLGGQPRAVVRCASTQAVIDVVSLLDAHQVSLLIIGGGSNLVIADGPVDVVAVVLECDNIHIDPDSGILRTEAGAVWDSVVAAAVDAGLGGIECLSGIPGSAGATPVQNVGAYGAEISDVLTHVRLWDRSAGEDVWVPASELDLSYRHSNLKHTSRAVVLEIELALSVDGLSAPLRFGELARTLGVSGSEGSGASGARRPVEEVREAVLELRRGKGMVYDPSDHDTWSAGSFFTNPIVSAVLAEKVRAVATELRGADDAERMPCFDVGDDQRKLSAAWLIDRAGFTKGHPGEGAAARLSTKHTLALTNRGNATTADLVALAREVRDGVLDVFGVELVPEPVWVGVEL; from the coding sequence GTGTCCGACCTATTAGTAACCCAAAAACTATCCAGCATCCCCGGTGCCACTATCGACACCGTCACCCAGTTCGCCGACCTCACCACCCTGCACCTTGGGGGGCAGCCACGCGCCGTTGTGCGGTGTGCATCCACGCAGGCAGTCATAGACGTCGTATCGCTTCTCGACGCCCACCAGGTGTCGCTGCTCATTATCGGTGGCGGGTCCAACCTCGTTATTGCCGATGGTCCCGTTGACGTGGTTGCCGTCGTCCTAGAATGCGACAACATTCACATCGACCCCGACAGCGGGATTTTGCGCACAGAAGCCGGTGCCGTCTGGGATTCCGTGGTCGCTGCTGCTGTGGACGCGGGGCTCGGCGGCATCGAATGCCTCTCCGGCATTCCCGGCTCCGCGGGTGCCACGCCCGTGCAAAACGTTGGTGCCTACGGGGCGGAAATCTCCGACGTGCTCACTCACGTTCGACTGTGGGATCGTTCGGCGGGCGAAGATGTGTGGGTGCCCGCTTCTGAGCTGGATTTGAGTTACCGACACTCCAACCTCAAACACACCTCCAGGGCGGTTGTGTTGGAGATCGAACTCGCTTTAAGTGTGGACGGGCTATCTGCACCTCTGCGATTCGGTGAGCTTGCGCGGACATTGGGGGTTTCGGGTTCTGAGGGTTCTGGGGCTTCTGGGGCGCGGCGACCGGTGGAGGAGGTGCGCGAGGCGGTACTAGAACTACGCAGAGGAAAAGGCATGGTCTACGACCCGTCCGACCACGACACCTGGTCAGCTGGGTCCTTCTTTACCAACCCGATTGTTTCTGCGGTGTTGGCTGAAAAAGTCCGCGCCGTGGCCACCGAGCTGCGCGGGGCCGATGATGCCGAACGCATGCCATGCTTCGACGTAGGTGACGACCAGCGCAAACTCTCCGCAGCCTGGCTCATTGACCGCGCCGGGTTCACCAAAGGGCATCCTGGTGAGGGGGCCGCTGCTCGGCTGTCGACCAAACATACTTTGGCGTTAACGAACCGCGGCAACGCCACCACCGCCGACCTTGTAGCGTTGGCGCGCGAAGTCCGCGATGGGGTCCTTGATGTTTTTGGGGTCGAGCTCGTGCCGGAACCCGTGTGGGTGGGGGTGGAGTTGTAG